The following proteins are encoded in a genomic region of Hyla sarda isolate aHylSar1 chromosome 3, aHylSar1.hap1, whole genome shotgun sequence:
- the P2RY13 gene encoding P2Y purinoceptor 13 translates to MNPEKVNTTNTSTVNCSRDGAHIVFPILYTIIFFLGIILNCLSAWIFFKIPSKSVFIVYLKNTVVADILMTLMLPFKILADSSIGPWQIKAFVCRFSAVIFYETMYINIILLGLIGVDRFLKIVKPFDRKRINNISEAKKISVAVWMVIFLISLPNMILTSQEATPQSVRKCSNLKTPLGIKWHEAVNYICTIIFWFVFISMTLFYTIISKKVYKSYINSRSNDISSRNKTRCKVFIVVAVFFLCFAPFHFLRLPYTFSQVGIITDCQLKNKLYVAKETTLWIAATNVLMDPLIYVMLCKPFRKLIPGFNSSTNSSLETHF, encoded by the coding sequence aTGAATCCAGAAAAAgtcaacaccaccaatacctcaACTGTAAATTGTTCTCGTGATGGCGCACATATTGTCTTCCCTATTCTATACACTATCATATTTTTTCTAGGAATAATATTGAACTGCCTATCTGCCTGGATTTTCTTTAAAATCCCTAGCAAAAGTGTTTTTATTGTTTACCTTAAAAATACTGTAGTGGCTGACATACTTATGACCCTGATGTTACCATTTAAGATTCTCGCTGACTCTAGCATTGGACCATGGCAGATAAAAGCCTTTGTCTGCCGCTTTTCTGCAGTTATATTTTATGAAACCATGTACATAAATATAATACTTCTTGGACTCATCGGAGTGGACCGTTTTCTAAAAATTGTAAAACCATTTGATAGAAAAAGAATTAATAACATAAGTGAAGCCAAGAAGATTTCTGTTGCAGTCTGGATGGTCATCTTCTTGATATCTCTACCCAATATGATTCTGACCAGTCAAGAAGCAACACCACAAAGTGTTCGTAAATGTTCCAACCTAAAGACCCCTCTGGGGATAAAGTGGCATGAAGCAGTGAACTACATTTGTACGATAATTTTTTGGTTTGTCTTCATTTCCATGACCCTTTTTTATACAATAATCAGCAAGAAGGTTTATAAATCTTATATTAATTCCAGAAGTAATGACATATCTTCAAGAAACAAGACAAGATGTAAAGTCTTTATTGTGGTTGCAgtgttttttctgtgttttgctcCCTTCCACTTTCTGAGGCTGCCATATACATTCAGTCAAGTTGGAATCATAACCGACTGTCAGCTGAAAAACAAGTTATATGTGGCCAAGGAAACCACTCTGTGGATCGCAGCTACTAATGTGTTAATGGACCCACTTATCTATGTAATGCTCTGCAAGCCTTTTAGAAAACTGATACCAGGATTTAACAGTTCCACTAACTCCAGCCTGGAGACGCATTTTTAA